The window TCAACGACGTACAACACTCTCGGCGTGCGATGCTACGCTGACGCCGTCATCACGACCGACTCTATCTACTTTCTGCCTCGTTTCTCAATGCACGCCGCTTTGCTTTGTTGCTCGTACTACAACAGGTCAGGGCAGGCGCTGTGATCGATCGAGATAGCATACCTCACGTGCATCATGGGCCCTTATACCACTCTACCAAACTCCGTGGCCGctggcagtggcagtggcagtgcTTCCGCAAGCACTCAGGCAAGCATGGAGGCTCCGGCCTCAACAGCGTCTCACGCTGAACGTCCATCCtctgcaacagcaaccacTGCGCCTTTGATGCAAACGCCagatgctcgtcgtcatggCCTTGGCCTTATCAACGCTGAGCCTCACTCCTCGCCTGCATCTCATTCTTCTGCCTCTCTATATCAACAGTACCAatctgctcgtcaagctccCGCCTCACAACAAAGTCAGCAGTACTCCCAGCATTCCTACCTTCAGTACCAACAGtggcaacagcaacagactcaacatcaccatcatcataCCGCCTCTATCAGCAGCTCCAACAACCCCCGTCACGAATCCAACGATAGTGGTCTCACTCccagcttctcgagcaccACCGTGGTGCACAACAGCCCAAATTTCCTCGCCGATGCTCCCGAATCTGCATCGCAGTCAGCTCACACGTCGATAACAGTTTCTCCAAATGCTTCCAGCCAAGTCCTCATCGCCAGTATCGTGCAGAGATTGGTCAATAAGCTGCCATGCAACTCGGGCTGGCGCCTCCAagtggtggaagaggaagacCTGGTTCGCTCGTGTGTCATCAACCTCATCAACCTCAGCCGTTTTCAACTCGGCGTGGTCGTCAAAGAGCTGCTAGGCGCCATTGAGGTGTTGGTCAAGCAGTCGTCTCAGCAGCGCCTGGAACAGCAAGCAGGCATCGGCATGCTCCACTCTCAGCTCTACGTTCTCAAGGTATTGCTCTCGTGTCTTAACCATCATTGGCGCCTCGCCGCTGGCCTTACCAGCAGTTCCCGTCCAGGGCTCGATCCGTCTCCCGTCAACACAAACACCAATGGCACAAATGACGACGTATCCGCTCAGACCGCCGAAAACACCGCTTTCGGTTGGCCCGACCCGCCAGCCATGGATGATACACAAGCCAAGCATGTGCTTAGCGTCATGACCTTGCTCATCAAGCAGAATGTGGCTAGAGATGACGCCAACTTTGCTTCGACCCACGAAGGCATCGAGTCTCGTATCTTCTCCAAGAACGAATCTGCCGCAGCACACAGCATGTCTGGCCGCAATGCACCTTCAGAACGATCACTTCGCGACCTCAGCCTTCGCGACGCCTCATCTAGCTTCTCCGCTACCAAGAGTTTCACCGCTCACACGAGCTCAAGGTTGACGCGTGAGCGCGACGACCCTGATGCTCGCGAAGACGCCTCATCCACAGGTCTCGGCGACAAGTTCCCCGAAGCCTTCATGCCAAGCTCTCTCTGCCTAGCTATATCCACCAGTCTGCACATCCTGTATCCCTGCTTCCCTCCCACACGTTCGCCGTTCGACATGCCGCCAAGCATTGATCACGCAGACTTGGCCAGTGcttctgccgctgccgcaGCTGCCCAAATGGCTACTTCCGCTTCTGCAGCTAAgaccaacaagctcaacaaAACGGATGTCAACCCTTTGGCCAAGTTCAATTCGTCTTCCTGGACCATGACCGCCTTCAGCCAAGACGTCGAGGGCTCCGACGTTTCCAACCACCTCCAGACTCGCATCTACCGCCTTGCTAGCCAggtcgtcttcttcctcagctcgagcaactGGGTGGTCGTGAGCGCGCGCCTTCGTAACCGACTCTACTACCTAAGCTCGACTATCGAGGAGGCACCTAGTACTGCAGAGCTCCGGCTACTCGAATGCTCCAATTTCCAACGTACGCGCCTCGCAAGCATGCTGCAAGAGATCGGAACCTCGTTTCCTCAGCTCAAGCGTAGCGCTCAGTACACGATTGCTTTGACGCTTCGTCGTGGCATTTGGTCGTGGATCCAATACCATCCCCATGAATTTGCCAATTTGGCCACCACCAATCGTCGCTTCGAAGGAAGCCCGGACGTTGTGTTCGACCAGGTGTATGCGCTCGCCGATACCACTAAGCGTAAGATCGCCTTCTGGCCCTTGCTCACGTCTCTGCTCATTCTTTGCCCAGACCTGGTAGGCAGGGCCGCCGTCGGCGAGAACCGCAAAGCCAGTGGCAGCCTTGCGAAGAAGCTGTCCTTCATCGATGGTCTGCGCAAGCTTCCGCGCAACACTGCCCTCATCGACGTCGCTACACTTTGCTGCGTCGACCTCTTCAAAGCTGCCGCGTCAGTGCCTCGGACAGAGAACGGCCTACGCCTTATCGTGCATGATCTTGaggccgagctcaaggaaCGACTCTTCGATCCCAAACGGCCTCTCGCCAGCGGCAATCGACCGATCGAACTGACGTTCATGATTGACCTGATTGCTGCCCTCTTCCGTCTCGACCCGCAACGAACCATCCGCGAGCTTGTGCCTGTCTGTATGGCCGAATCCAGCCCTATTCACTTCAAGATTGCACTAGTCAAGGCGTGTGTGCTGCTTGCTAGCGAGCGCCACCGCCTTCCTTGGGCTCCCGACGTGAGCCTCTTGTTTCCACACATTTCACGTCTGCTTCGCGCTATTTTTCGCGAGACTGCCTATCGTTTACCGCGCTTCGACGACAGAGAGTTGGCTCGCAAACGCGCAGCATCACgttcggcttcgtcgagcaatTTCCGCGTCGCCTCTCTTTCGGTCTCATCTGCAGCCGCGGCTACGAgcgtcgaagagctcggTCGATTGGATCTGCTTCAATCTATCGCACAGCTTTGGACgcttgatgttgctgcCTTGTCGCACGGGCTGGACCTCAAGCATCCCAGTGCGCTCTCATCACTCTCGGGCGGCGCCATCTCCGTTGATCGCGAAATTGTATTCCGCAATGCTGTGCCCATCGACAGCATGCTGGGCTTTGCAGTGTCAATCTGTGCAATCTTCTGCACGCCTCCCGAGTTTGCCACTTATCGCAAGagctctgctgctctcCTTGCTCGTGTCTATCACTCGGGTTTGTTGGACCCCAAATTTGCCGACTTCAGCGACCAACAGCGTTGTGTCGCCCTTTCGTGCATGCCCTTGTTCTTCACGCTGATCTCCGAGCAGCTCATGTCATCCGAATCTTCCGAGATGCAACGCCACTTTCTGGATCTCCTACGTCGCTCGCAACAACGGCGCGGCTTTTTCATCAATCAAGATAAGGATTGGCAGAGCACGATCCAAGCTTCACTCTATCCACCGGAGAACGAGCGGAAACTCGAGTACCTATGGGTGCAGCTTGTGACGCTCCTCATGATGTGCTCCAGCGATACCGAAGTTTGCTCCCTGTCCATGCAGTGTGCACGCGAGCATGCTCTTCTCAGCACCGCAATCAGTGACTACTGCGACCCGCTGTCCGAGGAATGGATTCGACTGTATACGGAATTGGCCGATCCCAGCTTTCGGCACACAGGCCGTATTGCACAGCAGAAGCGGATTCGTGCGCTGCTCCGTGACATTGAATCTCCTTCGGCAGCCAGCTGGCTTGCGTGGAAGGAGGCATACTCGCGTTGGGCCGGCTTGACCCAACTCGTGGCTCGACCCATCGCGGAAGACAGCTCGACGGCACAGGACAAGGCAGCACAGTGGCACAATTACGCAGGCTTCCTGTGTGCATTTGGAGGCGCTTGCTTTTCGGCATCTGACACTGTCAGTTCGCAGATCGAACCTACTGTGGTCAAAATCTTACCGCGATTCTCGAgcctcgacgagcaccCTGCGGCATTGATAGAGCAGTTCATCCAAGAAATGGTGGATTTGCTCGTCTCGGACTCGCTGTGGGTCCGAGAGAAGGCCAAGGAGACGCTAGGTGTTGATCTGGGTCCACGCCTCATCGGCATCCTGTTCCGTCAGATTCACGCCGTGCTGAGCGACTTTTTCGACAAGGAGACTGGCTATCccaagacgagcgagatgtACACCGTCTTTGTTGAGCAGAGCATTGGCGTTGCTACTATGATACTCAACCGCCTCGATGAGGCCAAGGCTCCTGCCTCGACGACCAAGGTCGACATTGGCTCGCTTATGGTGCTTTTTGTCGAGTACGCCAACTCTCTGGTCCGCGACGAGCAGGCGTTGCGCATCAAGACGGCCATGTGCCAGATGTGCGAACTTCTGATGCGCAAGAAAGAGGCTTTCTGCTTCTCCAATGAGTTGCGCGTCCGTAACCGTCTCTTCCAGGCGCTGACCACCTGGACTTCGGACAGTTCCGAAGATGGCGTACACTCCAGCTCTCTTGACTCCCTGGACCGACTACAtcgcgagctcgacgtcgcaTGCCTCAAATGTATCTCTATACTGCTTGACAAGCTTCCGCTCTTGCTTGCCGACGATgccctcctcctcgacgaCAAGGTAGAGGGTGCCAAAACGCGTCACTTTGCCATGTACTTTGGCTACTTTATCAAGATTCTCAACCGCACCCGCCACTTTGAGACAGCGTGGGCGACGCGTAGCCGGGCTCTCACCGATGCAAAGTCTCTTTCCGGCGCCAAAGGCACTAAGGTCGGCTCTAGTCGTGACTTGGTCCCTCTCCGAGAATCAGCCATCTTAGCGCTTTCGAATCTGCTGGCATCCAACATTGATAGCGGACTACACAGCTCGCTGCCTCTGGCCTACCACGAGGATCCGCGCATCCGCACCGCGTTCATGCAGATCATGACCAACGTGCTCAACCAGGGCACTGccttcgacgagctcgaacgAATGA of the Mycosarcoma maydis chromosome 2, whole genome shotgun sequence genome contains:
- a CDS encoding uncharacterized protein (related to neurofibromin), which encodes MGPYTTLPNSVAAGSGSGSASASTQASMEAPASTASHAERPSSATATTAPLMQTPDARRHGLGLINAEPHSSPASHSSASLYQQYQSARQAPASQQSQQYSQHSYLQYQQWQQQQTQHHHHHTASISSSNNPRHESNDSGLTPSFSSTTVVHNSPNFLADAPESASQSAHTSITVSPNASSQVLIASIVQRLVNKLPCNSGWRLQVVEEEDLVRSCVINLINLSRFQLGVVVKELLGAIEVLVKQSSQQRLEQQAGIGMLHSQLYVLKVLLSCLNHHWRLAAGLTSSSRPGLDPSPVNTNTNGTNDDVSAQTAENTAFGWPDPPAMDDTQAKHVLSVMTLLIKQNVARDDANFASTHEGIESRIFSKNESAAAHSMSGRNAPSERSLRDLSLRDASSSFSATKSFTAHTSSRLTRERDDPDAREDASSTGLGDKFPEAFMPSSLCLAISTSLHILYPCFPPTRSPFDMPPSIDHADLASASAAAAAAQMATSASAAKTNKLNKTDVNPLAKFNSSSWTMTAFSQDVEGSDVSNHLQTRIYRLASQVVFFLSSSNWVVVSARLRNRLYYLSSTIEEAPSTAELRLLECSNFQRTRLASMLQEIGTSFPQLKRSAQYTIALTLRRGIWSWIQYHPHEFANLATTNRRFEGSPDVVFDQVYALADTTKRKIAFWPLLTSLLILCPDLVGRAAVGENRKASGSLAKKLSFIDGLRKLPRNTALIDVATLCCVDLFKAAASVPRTENGLRLIVHDLEAELKERLFDPKRPLASGNRPIELTFMIDLIAALFRLDPQRTIRELVPVCMAESSPIHFKIALVKACVLLASERHRLPWAPDVSLLFPHISRLLRAIFRETAYRLPRFDDRELARKRAASRSASSSNFRVASLSVSSAAAATSVEELGRLDLLQSIAQLWTLDVAALSHGLDLKHPSALSSLSGGAISVDREIVFRNAVPIDSMLGFAVSICAIFCTPPEFATYRKSSAALLARVYHSGLLDPKFADFSDQQRCVALSCMPLFFTLISEQLMSSESSEMQRHFLDLLRRSQQRRGFFINQDKDWQSTIQASLYPPENERKLEYLWVQLVTLLMMCSSDTEVCSLSMQCAREHALLSTAISDYCDPLSEEWIRLYTELADPSFRHTGRIAQQKRIRALLRDIESPSAASWLAWKEAYSRWAGLTQLVARPIAEDSSTAQDKAAQWHNYAGFLCAFGGACFSASDTVSSQIEPTVVKILPRFSSLDEHPAALIEQFIQEMVDLLVSDSLWVREKAKETLGVDLGPRLIGILFRQIHAVLSDFFDKETGYPKTSEMYTVFVEQSIGVATMILNRLDEAKAPASTTKVDIGSLMVLFVEYANSLVRDEQALRIKTAMCQMCELLMRKKEAFCFSNELRVRNRLFQALTTWTSDSSEDGVHSSSLDSLDRLHRELDVACLKCISILLDKLPLLLADDALLLDDKVEGAKTRHFAMYFGYFIKILNRTRHFETAWATRSRALTDAKSLSGAKGTKVGSSRDLVPLRESAILALSNLLASNIDSGLHSSLPLAYHEDPRIRTAFMQIMTNVLNQGTAFDELERMSGARKSTRLLDLVCQNNLQLALAICQVCPGREVEPMSVLLLSVFDAKGGLIRFLKAAVEEEIQRTATEEMVFRSNSFCTTLLSTFARTHGYDYLRSIMAPLITDFARKPAGFSVEMDPSRVEPGGSALKNQTALEEIAQAFIDAICSSAHRVPAVLRELCRHIRNVLDARFPASRYQGVGGLMFLRFISPAVVSPHMIDINLTGPSRDLRRGLVLISKILITLASNNLFSSHKEPFMTGLNDFLKSNVWKVTAFLDQVSDARTDPDRIYAADQPLGFGIHPNVYGIDERDQRMLHKFLFEHVDKLGKNLEDRASESASTGDNVSDYDGQSQQRRSDEAKPVYNDLCDALAAAGEPNADDLPEPSFSASNFQDFIRRHAGRNIDEESYRYIFYEGPASRGGRPVLYYTMHNQKADTIDFEGLILYVLQTLETFAYRQFDVAIDTTACQPSNVTPSQWLLYFSSLVPASILANVVNVFFVNPNTTARVELQFWSTSTYSDSSLKHEIADRLTSLQNVVHCSTLSSIETWIEPRNLALDKVTMSILSSPVEVRFDQITMVWYYRTLTPVAFVIGSEYLQIQSLKQQDWLPNVNVQLNDIFHLSDIDDVRSISIRGDDNTFFLSCRNGSMTFVFNSRERSEVVQALRQAKARVSKFRASNAVDRVLRPNDVPGTLLNMAMLNITSNDSALRLGAYNLLCALSTSFNFGASSAKKRLLSSRGLALPANTMAFVTDLSKDFAVAAPGVTLEFLLSFFDGFERAAPSQKTVCLHYLSPWLSNLVMFVHTSREQQGEYHRRIKEILNQLISITTKQPDMYAIMQRCVWSQLSRLDDLIPTFLDVFTEAAMDSGLHTERFEAVLDTMVSFASINLRGKLLSRLRKVVAKTAQNPVVSHLHLNASWKEIATLVRMNMVLSFTNRVETLLYLPELLHVILLLAGNGVDATRRSIYGSAINLVHSLCTEDPREARKPEEAMPRSAEAVTKLRVLLERLAEPESLKLFGLPLASQRSGANAAFAASQDVVRDTPDNASIERLATMMYEVADVAAPNTDAANSWRARLASLVTSTAFQYNPIIQSRAFVLLGCLAQGEIDDDLLYQILVSLRGSIAEWASSNSDMPMISIVTCLSKVVKMLPTRSRYLPQMFWLGIAMVQCGHVPLFKAGAELMHATVDTIWERNIPASHGSELIAYLLDARFEFRDLACKLDDETGVDFDINFSFGMAALLVKGLRHPSTKEVTTKLMQAMLHHCGEDGHGERRSKGGRISEQQLGFFVGLLPTATRAEEFGQLLALAGVEASICETAVETRRAGYKGLQEYLDVLNNRIALLLVTLVTSLLQHAESDAEKLLLYGFLNEAAREVPAIVSILYDSLAPSMKDVFVNCSNGAILDAVHGIAQTAVSQPFFAAQARETAIRGGPNAYLAESGYGSLLGCGAFVPLMEGRRHVLCKLSIQLVLGLTDVGTT